The Chryseobacterium aureum genome contains a region encoding:
- a CDS encoding VOC family protein → MNITGIYVNLPVKDVQKTREFWTRLGFSINEQFSNDKAICVVMKKDHIYTMFLKEDFFQTFTNRPFAKGETTQVLLAIGVSSREEVDHMVKTAVENGGSKYSDPVDYGWMYQNSFADLNGHQWEVMHGDASQMPSE, encoded by the coding sequence ATGAATATTACCGGTATCTACGTCAATTTACCCGTAAAAGACGTACAAAAAACCAGGGAATTCTGGACGAGGCTTGGCTTTTCCATCAATGAGCAGTTTTCGAATGATAAGGCCATATGTGTGGTGATGAAAAAAGATCATATCTATACCATGTTCCTTAAAGAAGATTTCTTCCAGACTTTTACCAACAGACCTTTTGCGAAAGGAGAAACTACGCAGGTACTTCTTGCTATAGGTGTCAGCAGCCGTGAAGAAGTAGATCATATGGTAAAAACAGCGGTCGAAAACGGAGGATCGAAATACAGTGACCCCGTAGATTACGGCTGGATGTATCAAAACAGCTTTGCAGATCTCAACGGCCACCAGTGGGAAGTAATGCATGGAGATGCCTCTCAGATGCCTTCAGAATAA
- a CDS encoding VOC family protein, with protein sequence MKVNQIYVNLPVKDVQKTKEFWTKLGFPINEQFSDDRAACVVLNDTIYVMFLQEDYFMTFTSKPVAKENTSQVIVAVGLNSREEVDKVVNTAVENGAWQHEEPEDYGWMYQNSFWDPDGHAWNITFADMTQMPTQ encoded by the coding sequence ATGAAAGTCAACCAAATTTATGTCAACCTTCCGGTAAAAGATGTACAGAAAACTAAAGAATTCTGGACGAAGTTAGGTTTTCCGATTAATGAACAGTTCTCTGATGACAGAGCAGCCTGTGTTGTTTTAAATGATACCATCTATGTGATGTTTTTGCAGGAAGATTATTTTATGACCTTTACCAGCAAACCTGTTGCCAAAGAAAATACCAGCCAGGTCATTGTTGCAGTAGGCTTAAACAGCCGTGAAGAAGTGGATAAAGTAGTTAATACAGCGGTAGAAAACGGAGCATGGCAGCATGAAGAGCCTGAAGATTACGGATGGATGTATCAGAATTCTTTCTGGGATCCGGACGGGCATGCCTGGAACATTACTTTTGCAGACATGACTCAAATGCCTACGCAATAA
- a CDS encoding Crp/Fnr family transcriptional regulator, with translation MTNQALEICYDFPFFFPEELAEIFQAHEKRSFQKGDFILEEGKTANEYYILESGLARSYVNDFNGNEVTTHFFVENEVIIEVLSMFQRVPSQENIVCITDCECWRLDYDTFQELFHKIPNLREWGRSWMSQELFAYKQRSVEMFTLSATRRYLNLLEQKSKVIQFAPLKQIASYLGVTDTSLSRIRKEIVSHPKKN, from the coding sequence ATGACGAATCAGGCCCTTGAAATATGTTATGATTTTCCCTTCTTTTTCCCTGAAGAGCTTGCTGAAATATTCCAGGCCCACGAAAAAAGATCATTCCAGAAAGGAGATTTTATTCTTGAAGAAGGAAAAACAGCCAATGAATATTATATTTTAGAAAGCGGATTAGCACGCTCCTACGTTAATGATTTCAACGGAAATGAAGTAACCACTCATTTTTTCGTAGAAAATGAAGTGATTATTGAAGTTTTATCCATGTTTCAAAGAGTTCCGTCCCAGGAAAATATCGTATGTATTACAGATTGTGAATGCTGGAGACTGGATTATGACACCTTTCAGGAGCTGTTCCATAAAATCCCCAACCTTAGGGAATGGGGAAGATCATGGATGTCCCAGGAACTATTTGCCTATAAACAGAGGTCTGTAGAAATGTTCACTCTTTCAGCAACCAGAAGATATCTTAATCTGCTGGAACAGAAATCTAAGGTCATACAATTTGCACCGCTCAAGCAAATTGCTTCTTATCTGGGCGTTACAGATACTTCTCTGAGCCGCATCCGTAAAGAAATCGTTTCCCATCCTAAGAAAAATTAA